The following is a genomic window from Candidatus Poribacteria bacterium.
GTGGTAGTGCTGGCGATGGACAGAACCTTCAACTACGCCAAGCTCCTGACAGCCTATCGAGCGGCGAAGAGAGGCGCTTTTCTCATCGCAACTAATCCCGATCCGACGTGCCCCATGGACGGGGGAGAGTTTCCCGACTGTGCCTCCATCATAGCTGCTCTGGAAGCTTGCTCGGGTAGAAAGGTGGAGGTGATCGTTGGAAAACCCTCACCCATCATGATTGAGGAGGCGATGAGGCGTTTAAACCTGCCGCCTCAGAGATGCGTTATCACGGGCGACAGGCTCAGCACGGATATCGCTATGGGAAAAAGCGCTGGCATCTTTTCGATTCTGGTGCTGACGGGAGTCACAAAACGGGAGGATTTGGAGAAATCCGAAGTTAAACCCGATCTCGTTTTAAACGGCATCTGGGAGATGTCCGAGCTTATCTGATATCTCCCAGATCTGATAGGAGGTTGGAGAAATGGGGAATATCCTTAGAATGGGAGTTATAGGAGTCGGGATTCAAGGTGAAACGCACGTTAAATGCCTCTCCTCTCTTCCAAATGTCAAGGTTGTAGCGATAGCCGATCCTAACGAATCCCGACTTAAGGAAATCGGAGATAGATATGAGATCAGGGGAAGATACACGGATTATCGGGAGATGCTCAA
Proteins encoded in this region:
- a CDS encoding HAD-IIA family hydrolase yields the protein MILKEFEGFIFDLDGTVYLGERPIKGAKEVIESLRSDGRKVLFVSNKPIATRESYAEKLTVFGIETSPDEVINSSLVLVRYLSRIKPGARVFPIGERTLIDELEGAGFRITDDPEEIEVVVLAMDRTFNYAKLLTAYRAAKRGAFLIATNPDPTCPMDGGEFPDCASIIAALEACSGRKVEVIVGKPSPIMIEEAMRRLNLPPQRCVITGDRLSTDIAMGKSAGIFSILVLTGVTKREDLEKSEVKPDLVLNGIWEMSELI